The sequence gacgtttttaagcatgtttttctcaggtgcttaaggttgcttccgctgtgtactagtcttgccgtagacacccgctgctctagagttatcaccgcatgaactgtttatcttgcattcataactttaatacttttgaacaatgatttgtaatgacctaagggtcacgtaatattattacttgcttccgttcatagaagcatacttttggatgtaaaacattcgacgttgtttatgacgtcactttttatcatgaatgcaacttgttttgaaaacgcatatagtgtttggccttgtaatgatcctgttgttgatgattcatacacgatggttttgtacggggcatcacagtgggtctatctccggatagagtattaagtagctggaaccctacttgttcagactctttactttTATGTTTTTGCCCTGTATGAAtatcatgtgtagttagatattaccatgctagttaggacgattgcatgactgattatctgtgattttatgtacgcactgttagttggacaccaaccgaggtggCAAGGTTGGGAGCCCactgaggcggcaaggtagggttgatgtgaggtcgaccgtggtagcctggtcgggtcatgatgttactgattgttcagtatagcatagaaggacgcatgtgttgcatcTGGATGGTTATGCATTGGAGTAAGTAAAGTGTAATATCAGTAGActatagcctgatcagctaagttgtgtgctcgtacaagccgtcgatcctcatattgtcagttgttattatatgctagttcaggacgttagcatatttgTGACCTTTGCATGTTTAGTTGCTTATACTTGatttgttagatagtatccattcacttagaagttgtgctaattcccccacattttcacccATTGCAGGTTTTGGTACTGCTGGTTAGTAGGGTCAGGGTGATATGGACGGGTTAGAAGACATGTGTGACTATGAGCtgactctgatgttttctggttttatGATGTCTTTATGTAACACCGTCattttggaatattgtaataacgtTAATTAAGTTGATTTGTTAACTATGATTTGTAAGCATTAAACAGGGTTATTTTGGTAATTATTAGTACTTTCGTTgtgataaaaaaaatcagggtgttacactttactcccaagcttggaacataacataacttggaagactttacttccaagtttagaAAACTTGATTTCCAAAATGAGACATTGGGAGGACTTGACTCTCCCGGAAGTGTCAAAGCTTGAAGCTTTTATTCACtcatctacttcccacataacaagcttttatgcttattttaagaaaaggtaggaagtagctaCTACCTTTTCGTTAATTGAATGCACAagtgtgccatagcttttggctatggcgtgtgttgtctagcaacacaagcacaaagccattgctcctaaaaaggatagcactttgtgaagctcggtggctcctcttcccacggtatgatacatcggttgaaacatcaTGAAATGATGAGACAACAAATGTTAATATGAAATGGTGTAGATTAGTAAGTCCCCTACATCAAGTAATGCGAAATTCAGGAGACTTGACTCCTTACAATGGATGGACTCGATTTATCCGGAAGTGTTAAAGCAcgaagctttaaacacttggttttggtgcacatgcatgaaagactttaactttcaagcacaaGTTTGATTTTTTTTCTCAAGATTTTATCATTTTCGCACAAAATCATATGAAAAGTGAAAGATTTTACTTTCACTTTGTGAATTGCAAGTATGGAATAaaaagaagactttacttccttaagttttgaaaaacaaggaaaagactttacttttccaaaaaattttgaaaattttacaagttttaaccattttagtgattatgatatgaattaatgtaatggttaaaaacttgttccaaaaattgttCAACATTGCAAGCTTCAAACTTTATATTGTATGTGATACGTTTACTCGAAAAGGTTTAAATGACCCGATATTttaactctccccctacatttagtttgatgcaatgccaTCATTGCATTAAAACGATGGAATAAGTGAAAATGAGGGACATTTGAAATAGAAAAATATGAGAGAAAAGAAAGTCAAAACCGGTTAAGATCAAACGATCTTTGTTGTCACCATTTGAGAAACTTAATCACCAAAGAATGCAAGTCGATGAGATTGatgcctgaacttaatgccagacttggatCAATCATCAAAAAGTGTGTCATGCCACTAAGAACCACAGTAAGCAAGAAAAATACAAACATCAACAAGAATATCCACACACGCCCATTGTCGAATTATTACAAACATAGAGATGATCATGTGTGAGAGTAGCAATATAGGTATACTACGTCAGACCGAATCGATAATTCCAAGTTTCACACACACAATTATCAAATTAAGTTAAGTTACATGCCAAATCATAAGATAAATTGTTCACAAACCATGATGAACATTAGCATCACACAAATTTACTTGCAACCATTCATGAACATTGGTTGACTTTGCAAGGCCTTTTCCTTTTCCACTTCCCTGAAAACAATTCATCAAACAACAGACACAAAGATGGCTTCATGATATTAGCACAAATCAAATATCCCGTATTCAAACACTGATGGGACAAGGTGCTCCCCCTACATTTAATTCCATATCAAAAGCTTCACAATCTTGAAGTGTTTGGGTCGTGTAGAAAATTTAAGTACCCGGGTCCAGGAGCACTGCTTTTGGAACAAAAGCGCTGTTCCTGAAGAATAAAAGTGCCGCTTTTGTAAACAAAAGCGTCGCTCTTGACCACTGTCCATTTTTGGTCTAATATCACAGGATAAAGCGTCGCTTTTAGAAGCGGGAGCGCTACTTTTGAAGATCAAAAGCGTCGCTTCTAGGACAAAAGCGGCGCTTTCATACCTGGATGCAATTTTTGCAGTTTTAAGTCCCACCCATTCACAAACTATCTTTGGTATTTTTTAGTTTACCCATATGCATGAAATGCAACTATATGCAAATGCAACTAACAAAAGCAATATCATACAATCCTACATGAAATGCAATCTAAAATGAACAGGTATAACACAAGTGTGATTGTTTTGGTCTAGGGTCTATCACTTGACCCGTTTTAGCACAAGGGTGGTCATGGTGGTTTAAAAGCGATGTCATCAAGCCCGATTGACTTGACTTCATCGTTGAAGAGTTTCAAACGATCCCCATGAACTTTAAATGGGTTGCCCTTTCCAATCAACTCAACAAATCCTTTTTCAAGTATGCATTTAACAACAAACGGCCCATGCCATCTTGACTTAGACCGACGGGTGACTTTTTGAAATCAAGATTAAATAACAAGACTTTGTCACCCGGTTTGAACCTTTGGTGTTTCACATAGTGATTATCGACCTTGACTTTTTCTTTTAAAACCAATTTTTGCAATGACTTCTTTTTAACTTTGTCAAAGCCACATTTTTCATCCTTTTTACGAGCTTGGGTGGGTTTAACCACCTTCTCAACAACATTCTTCACAATTGAGTTCCACAAGGCCTTTTTACCAACAACAACCTCCCCTACAATTAGGTCCAAATTTACTATCTTGACCATGGTTGGGTTACTTAAAGTATTTTGACAAAGTTTCCCATCAATAATACTTTCACAAGTGTTTTCAAAACTGTTTTCATTGCAAGATTTCATAAACATTTCAAACTCTTTATCAACATCAAAATCCTCATTTTTATCAAATTGGTCAACATCTGGAGTGTCAACCGCCAATAAAGCTTTTAAGTCATTTTCTTCACACGAATTCATGACCTCTATTTGACTAAAAGACTCAATATTTGACAAAATTTTTTTCTTATCAACTTCACGCCATTTCAATCAAGTCTTTCATCTTTCACCCCGATACTTAGTTTGTTTTGTTGCACGAAAATAATTGTATCGGCGGTGTTTTAGAAAAGGTCATCCCAAAATTATTGGGACATGTTCATCCTTGAGCATTTCGAGGATCACGAAATCGGCCGGAAAGGTCAATTTATCAACTTTTACCATAAGGTATTCGGCTATGCCGATTGGTGTATCAAACGTTTGGTTTCCCATTTTTAAAACCATCCAGGTCGGCTTTAGTTCCCCAAGATTTAACTTTTTATAAATTGAATAGGGCATAAGATTTACACTAGCCCCCAAGTCGACAAGTGCATCATATACTTCCGACCCTCCCATATTGCATGGGATTACAAAATGACCCGGATCACCCAATTTGGGAGGCATCTTTTACTTTTGCAAGATAGCCGAACATTCCTCTACGAGAAATGTAGCTGACACCTCTTCATATTTGCCTTTTGAAGATAAAAGATTTTTAATGAACTTCCCATAATTAGGCATTCCCTTAAGCACTTGGATGAGCGACATGTTGACATGAACTTGTTTCATCATTTCCATGAAGTCCCTTCGTTGAGTTTCAACTTTTTCCTTCCTGAAAGCTTGCAAATATGGAATCGGCTCCATGTACTTCCTCAAAGGTGCTTCTTCACCCTTTTTACCCTCAACCCTTCGTGGTGCATCCTTTTCAACCCTTGTTTCTTGCGAATCCCCATTAATACTTGATTCATTCTCAACGGTTTGCGAAGTAGATGTAGTAGGGTTTGGTGTTTGGGTTGGGGATGTTTGGATTTGTGGTTCTTCATAAGTTAAACCTCTTCTTGTTGAAATGGCATTGATAAACTcaatttgttgacattttcaataggGATAGTTCTTGTGTTGTTTTGGTTTTGTTAGTTTTGGTTCTTGTTATAATTGTTACTGGGGTTGATTTGTGTATTGGAAGGCAAGGTTCCTTGTGATCTTTCGGCAGCTTGATTTGAAAGTCTTCCAACAGTGCTCTCAAGGTTTTagaatgaggcttgttggtttcgtaTTTGTTGCTTCAAGAGCTCGTTCTCTTTCATTAGGAAAGCTTCGGTTGTTTCTACCTTCTTGATATAGTTTTACATGATTTCTTCTAAACTCTTCGAAGGTTGGGTTTGTTGAAcgttttgttgaggttgttgattgtaaccttagttattttgtggttgactataaatttggttgttttgataattcgaattggcttggttgttataaggttgattgttgtaaggttgttggttttggtattgaaagttgttgtttcggttttggttatagttgttgttgtaaccttggtttcggttttggtttgtgaatccgggaggtgtattggtttggttgttgaatgacacttgtttttgattaggattgtagtagctttggtttgatgttcctccccgttgatagttttgattactcacgtagttcacatgagtatccgaattcatgggaatgtcATCTAGATCAACATGGTTGCATTGAGTAATTTAAGGATAATTCTTTGTAAGATGTGGACCCTCGCATcgttgacaacctacttgcattgcAACTTTCGTCTATTTGAAGCCTTTTCAACTCTTTCCCATatgtttgaaattgattgttcaagcttgcaagCGTCACTTGCCCATTACCACTCTTGATTTGTGCTACACTTTTCTTTGTCAAATCTcgcggtgaaggtgcccattcatatgtGTTAACCGAGATGTCTTCCAATAAGATTTCGGCCGCATTCGGTGATTTATACATAAATACCTCACCGGATTaagaatcaagatattgcttcGTCAAAGCATTACAACCCCGGTAGAATGTGTTGATGTACTCCTTCTTCGTCAAACCGTGCGGTAGGCAAGCTCTTAATATTTTCTTGAATCATAACCACGcatcatacaaagattcatcacccCGCTGGGTGAACCCATTAATCTCCATTCGAAGTCGTTCTACTTTTGACGGTGGAAAGAAGTGATTGATAAACTCATTGGTTAATTCTTGAAATGTTCTTATGAAATCGGATGGTAAGGTCCTTAACCAAACTTTCGCTTCTCCCTGAAGAataaaggggaatgcccttaacttaaaagCGTCATCGGTGATAACCTTGTTTTTATAGATATCACAAAGATCATTAAAGTGTTGGATGTGTTCGAACGGATTCTCTTCTATTAACCCTTGGAAGAATGTATCTTTGATCATTGTGAAAAAGTTACTCTCAATCTTCCAATAATCCACTccaattggtggttttgtaatagccggTGCCATCATTGTTGGTGCAACTAATCTAGCGATCCACATCAGCGTGTCATTCGGATCATTCAATAACTCTTGATTAACCGGTGGACCATGGTTGATTAGATTACCCTCTTCATTGAGAATCGGTTGATCGTTTGGATCCATGTCTTCTAAACAAAATGGAAAAGCTTCGAAATTTTTCcttaataccctttcttctctacgATTATAAACCCCGTGCATTTGTTTTTCCGGATTGAAGAATGGATGTGTGAACTCTTGATCCTTTTGGGACCTTGTTTGCATACACCAAAGGTACCTATCCTTctatcacaacacaaacacaagcggttttccaaacaaaaataatatataaaaatcgaaAATAACTTTCGTAAGGGTAAACCCCTACAAAAGGATCAAACAATCAAAAGTTTAAACCAAATATCCAACTAAGCTAACcgctccccggtagcggcgccaagaaagtgtgatgATGTTTGTGCAACGtacatcttttaccctcaaaatttatatatgattcaaacactacaaattagcacacacaactaacgagcacttagaactcggttattatagcacttcaatgtaagtattcttatcaagttcattCCAAGAGAGCAGTGTAACTCGAATATTTAAAACTATCAATTGTCATAggatttgtttgattggggggttttgattgattgtaattaacaactaaaattttcacaattatacaaacttaaacttaacaagtaaactagtagcaagaaacaagtaacgaagtattaagatttaaatcaaattaactaagaagtgttcacttatctaatcctctctatgcttggtttGCCCCGTTTTTCCCAAATTGCTatcgcactagttgttgaactattaaatgtttagcatcactactaaaccttaaatcaaataacactccgcaaattcacataagcattgtattctaagattaagttaagcatgatttggtcattgggattatgcttgggttgaaaacacttaaaacccccaactatcaaaatcacttaagataatagacactactatgttgactaaaggtcaattaaaaaccaacctagatcaagaacacaatcacttaaaattcctaaactagttgtcaagatcacccaaggtgttgaagcacacattgattcacttctcaaatcactaagagagctactcaaatatgtaatcaaagtcaagcctaaaaaaaACTCATAAcgatggatctttagctaactcaataacacaagatcatgtaattcattcaaacaacattattcaattgatttttagagcaaacactagcattagagattcatagataagcaaacacaagagatttagccaatcatggctaagatcaaactaataataagcatagaaacataaacaatcatcatcttaaagttattacaagagttagattcaaaatatgtaaagtaaagtggaaattacaacccaaaatgtagaagatgaagatctagagctaaacaatgatgaatctaGAGCTAGCctccttgaatccacccttaaacaccaatggatgatgaaattaggggttTGTATGTGAAATTTGGACCTAAGACAGCTGCTCTctaaagatgcatatgaaaaataACCTAATCTTGTTCCTTTTATAGTGTTGAAAATCTGGACTGAAACAGCGACATGAGCGCCGCTTTTGACTCAGGAGTGGCACTTTTGGCTTAAATgaagagcggcgcttttgatcaggAACGCCTTTTTTGGCAACATTCAGGGGCGGCGTTTTTGCTTTAGGAGCGTCGCTTTTAACTAGATAGGAGCGGCGCTCTTGGCTTTAAGAACGACGCTATtgctcactgatgaaaaatggagcTAAAACGTGCATAAGAACGTCGCTTTTTATGTTGGTACGACGCTTTTGCTCCACAGAAGCGGCGCGGCGCTTTTTGAGCTGAATCCTGCACTTGCCAttaagtgtcgttagccgaaaacgcaaaccggatcgataaacgttaatttctctcgtttttaatctatataaattctaataaattgaaagtatgtttaaaacataataattatataatataattattaaaattaatttacaTTATGCTTTGTCTTGCTAGTACGCTAAGTGTGGTccgtttctagttgccgttaaccgtaccgggtctccggaacgttaactagtcgttgaaacgaaatcaccggatttaattcattaaataaataagaaattaaataagtttttcttaaagtcaataattattaaaaataattatttttgtcttttttctgagttccgtaaacggaaaatctttctaggcgattaacttaatcgtaacgttttctagttatttagctatccgaaataagttcataaattaatataacatattaaatcaagtaatccactaggatcaagtatgcatttaatacgGCTAAATACATAAAGTTCTAAATAATcatcgttaaatatttaacggacaagtaacgatagtaacagaAAATGAATTTCTGATCCAAGTGGGATCGTTTGCTTGGGTGGGATCAGAATTCCTGATCCAAGTGGGATCGTTTGCTTAGGTGGGATCAGAATTCCTGATCCAAGTGGGATCGTTTGCTGATCCAAGTGGGATCGTTTGCTGATCCAAGTGGGATCCTTTGCTTGGGTGGGATCAGAATTCCTAATCCAAGTGGGATCGTTTGCTGATCCAAGTGGGATCGTTAGACAttacatatatattgtttcgaaatccttaagttagtagtctaatTTTATGTacataattcattgttaatatacttaatgagatactaaattatcattttatcatgttacgtatatatatatatatatatatatatatatatatatatatatatatatatataggttcatatatatattatcacgtcatttacaagttataacgttcgtgaatcatcggacaaattgGGTGGTCAGACGTTtgcataaaatccgtttcaattaatcaagtcttaacaagtttgatttcttaacatgttggaaacatttaatcatgtaaatatagttttatttaatataaacatggaaaagttcaggtcactacagtacctacccgttaaataaattttgttccgaaattttaagcggttggaggtgttgacgcatcttctggaaataagtgcgggtatttcagcttcatccgatcttcaccaaatctaacaacgcccttccaaggtgaaaccttaagcataaccatttctccaatctaaaattctatatcttttctcttaatgtccgcgtagctcttttgtcaactttgggcggttttcaaccgttgttgaaattgaatgattttctctgtagtttcttggagaatttctggacccgtaatctgtctatccccaacttcactacaacaaatcagagacctgcactttctaccataaagtgcctcaaacggtgccatctcaatactcgagtggtaactgttgttgcaggaaaattcttttaacggtagatatcgatcccaactgttttcaaaatcaataacacatgctcgtagcatgtcttcaagcgtttgtatcatcctttcgctctgtcaATCAGAGTGTGGGTGATAGGaagtattcatgtctagacgagttcccaatgcttgttgtaatgtttgccaaaaccttaaaacaaatcttccatccctatcagagataatagagattggtattccatgtctggagacaacttccttcaagtataatcgcgccaaattctccattttatcatcttctctcattggcagaaagtgagctgacttggtgagacaatcgactattacctaaattgtatcataaccacttgcagtccttggcaatttagtaatgaaatccatggtaatgttttcccatttctattccgtaatttcaggttgttgaagtagacctgatggtttctgatgttcagctttgatcttagaacacgtcaaatattctcctacgtatttagcaagatcggctttcatacccggccaccaaaagtgtttcttgagatctttgtacatctttcccgctccaggatgtattgagtatctggttttatgtgcttccttaagtaccatttctctcacatctccaaactttggtacccaaattctttcagccctataccgggttccgtcttccctaatattaagacgtttctccgaacctttgggtatttcatccttcaaattttcctcttttaaaactccccgttgtgcctcctttatttgagtagtaaggttagtacgaataattatattcatagcttttacctgcataggttctctgtcctttctactcaaagcgtcggctaccacattcgccttccccgggtggtaacgaatctcaatccacctacgctgccttatgtttagttgtttttgattaaatatatgttggagacttttgtggttggtatatataatagttttgaccccatataaatagtgcctccaagtctttaatgcaaaaacaacagcgcccaattctaaatcatgagtcgtataattttgttcgtgaatcttcaattgtctggacgcataagcaattaccttcgttcgttgcattaatacacaaccgagaccttgctttgaagcgtcgcaataaatcacaaaatcatcattcccttcaggcaatgataatataggtgccgtagttagctttttctttaacaattgaaacactttcttttgttcatcattccattcaaatttcttccctttatgcgttaatgcagtcaagggttttgctattttagaaaaatcttggatgaatcttctttagtaaccagccagccctaaaaattggcgtatatgtttcggagttttcggggtttcccatttttcaacagtttcaatctttgccggatccacccgaataccttctttgttcactatgtgaccgaggaattgaacttcttccaaccaaaatgcacactttgaaaacttaccgtacagtttttctttcctcaacaactctagcacttttctcaaatgctcttcgtgctcttgatcattctttgagtaaataagtatgtcatcgatgaaaacaatgacaaacttatcaagatatggtccacacactcggttcatgaggtccatgaacacagctggtgtgttagtcaaaccaaacggcataaccataaactcgtaatgacctaaACGCgccctgaaagcagtcttcagaacaTCATCCTCCTtcgcccgcatttgatgatacccggaacgtaaatcgatcttcgaataaaccgacaagccttgtagttgatcaaataagtcatcgattctcagtagtgggtaacggttcttgatggtaagtttgttcaactctcggtagtcgatacacaacctaaatgtaccatccttctttttgacaaacaaaacaggagctccccacggtgatgtgcttggtcaaatgaaaccatgctctaaaagttcttgtaattggctttgaagttccttcatttcgctgggtgctagtctgtatggagcacgagctattggtgcagctcccggtaattctttcggaaatacatcgggaaattcttttgcgacgggaacatcattgatgttcttctcttcggaattgactttctcgacgtgtgctacaacggcatagcaaccttttcttattagtttttgcaccttcaggttaccaataagatttaacttcgcgttgctcttttctccgtacaccattaaaggttttctcttctcgcgcataatgcgtatcgcatttttgtaacaaataatttttgctttcatctctttcaaccagtctatgccgattatcacatcaaaacttcctaactctactggtatcaaatcaatcttaaatgtttcgctaaccagtttaatttcttgattccgacatattttatctgctgtaattaatttaccgtttgctaattcgagtaaaaatttattatccaaaggcgttaatggaccaattaatttagcacaaaaatctctactcatatagcttctatccgtacccgaatcaaataaaacataagcaggtttttcattgataagaaacgtacccgtaacaagctccgggtcttcctgcgcttctgccatattaatattgaaaactcttccgcggccctgcccattagtattctcctgattcgggcaatttctattaatgtggcccggttttccacatataaaacaaactacggcggcattatttattcttttaattctgttattcatcggtctgtagatctcacacttcgccgcaccatgaccctttcttttacacttggtgcaaaatttcgtgcagaacccattctggtggtactcttcacacctttggcatgactgtttctgattcttgttgttataggaattgttgttgttgcggttgttattgttgttgagacgattgttgtagttgttgttgttgggacgtttattgtagttgttgttggaattgcgattgatgttgcggttgttgagatagttcttgcgattgatgttgtgattgatgttgttgtagtattggtgactcttgtcactgttttcctcccactttctcttgaattgtttcgtgttagcttcttcggcctcctgttctttaatccttccctcaatctgatttatgagtttgtgagccattcgacttgctttttgtatggaggtgggctcgtgtgaactcacatcttcttgaatcctttctggtaacccttttacaaatgcgtcgatcttttcttcttcatcttcgaacgctcttggacacaataggcacaactctgtgaatcgtcgttcgtacgtggtaatgtcgaaaccttgcattcgtaatcctctaagctctactttgagcttattgacctcgtttctgggacggtactactcgttcatccagtgcttgaatgctgaccacggtagtgtgtaagcagcatcttgtcccacctgctcgagataggtgttccaccatgttaacgcagtacctgtgaaggtatgcgtagcgtactttactttgtcttcttcagtgcacttacttatggcaaacaccgattcgaccttctcggtccactgttttaaTCCGATTAGAccctcggtttcatcaaattccaaaggtttacagg comes from Rutidosis leptorrhynchoides isolate AG116_Rl617_1_P2 chromosome 4, CSIRO_AGI_Rlap_v1, whole genome shotgun sequence and encodes:
- the LOC139840873 gene encoding uncharacterized protein, with protein sequence MPPKLGDPGHFVIPCNMGGSEVYDALVDLGASVNLMPYSIYKKLNLGELKPTWMVLKMGNQTFDTPIGIAEYLMVKVDKLTFPADFVILEMLKDEHVPIILG